TTGAACCGAGCCACTTCATGATTTAAGCCGCTGCTGCGCGCATTCGGAACCAAACCACAGCCCTTAGAAAAACACCATTGGCCAAAGTAGTTATTGCCTTCAACAGCGAAGCGACTGCTGCCCCAACCGGACTCATTGGCCGCCTGAACAAGCACCATCTCCGTTGGCAACACGTCAACACGCTCTAACAAGCCCTTAATTGACTCTTCATCTAATTTTCGCGCTTCAAAGCGATAGTTATGAGCAATGGTGGTTAGCTGCTCACGCTCAAGTTCCGTTAAAGCACGTTGGTCCTTAACGCTTTGCTTAATCGACAGCAAAAACTCACGTTCTCGAGCAACTACACGATTTTGCTGTTCGACCTTCGGCCGCAGGTAATCAAAGAAGGTCACTTTTTTCGCTGCGATATCGTTAATGCTGGCAAAATCGGGCGCGTCGCTGCTGCGCTCATTCTTAGTTAATGGCAGCGTGTCGATACTGAGTTTCTGGCTCGGAAATTGGCTGGCGATGATAATCAAACCGAAGCCAACGGCAGCGAGCCCTAGCGTTACTTTTTTTATTCTTCCAGATTTCATCTGCGATCAGGCCTCAAAGCTACTCGACTCGCTTGGCGAATCAGTGGTTTCAGTAGGAGCTGGTTGTTGTTGATTAGGGATGAACTGCGGGAAAAGTTCATTAAACAACAGCGCCTTACCATAAAAATACATTGGCACAGTAAACACCAAGCCCAAACCGAATGGAATGGCCGACAACATAATCACTGTGCCCATTGCCATATGAAACATAACAATAAGAAATAGATTTTTATGGACAACCTGCGCCGACTCCCACATCGCTTTAAGCGGTGAGCCTCGTCGGAACAGGTAATAAATATTAGCAAAACTCAGCACAGCGATAAGATATAAACCGGGGATCACAAAAGCAGCTAAGCCAACGTTACCTGCAACACTCGACAAAATCGCTATCGCTATCAGCGGTGTTGCCATTGCCCATGGTTGAAACAGTTGCTTCATCGTCACCGGTAAATTATTTACCTTTAACCAAGCCATATAAGCCAAGCCGGCCTCGAACGGTGCCGCGATAATCAAGATAACCAACTGAAGCGGCAATGACGCTTCAGCAATCGCTTCCTCAGAGCTTGGGTCAATGCCATTAAATTCAACAATAAGCTGAAATCCGACTAGCGCAACAGCAAATAGTATTGCTAGCACAAGGGCTGCAGCCCCAAGCATTGGCTGGATACTGTGCCGAGCTGTAGCAAAAGCAGTTTTAAGGGTATGGGACAAGACATCAATTTTGAACATTCAGTTGATTACATATTGGTTACAAGCAGGAAGCTAAGTATACCTGCCAACGGCGCCAGACAAAATCCCCGCACCAAAGAGCGGTTTAAATCAATTAAGGTGACGTTCAGCGATGCTAAATTATTCCACTTCACCCTCGCTAAACCGAACTAAAATTAACCAAGTATCAACATTGGCAACTCGGTTCAGCCAGCAACAGGAAAACAGTGCAATGGGTCACAAATAATTATGAATTTTTGGAAAAAAATCTTTAGCTAAGAACCGCATGCGCGTAATATCCGACCTTCGATTTTTCACCCGACCTGAGGCGGCTAATGTGCCGCGTGATAGAATTGATGAGCAAAGACAAACCTTCGGCAGTCCTCCAACTTAATGCTGCCAATAAAGCATATCGTGACAAATCTATCCTAAGTGACTTTGACTTGACCATCTATGACGGTGAGTTTGTTACTCTACTCGGCCCTTCAGGCTGCGGCAAAACCACGGTGTT
The genomic region above belongs to Ferrimonas lipolytica and contains:
- a CDS encoding glucosaminidase domain-containing protein; this translates as MKSGRIKKVTLGLAAVGFGLIIIASQFPSQKLSIDTLPLTKNERSSDAPDFASINDIAAKKVTFFDYLRPKVEQQNRVVAREREFLLSIKQSVKDQRALTELEREQLTTIAHNYRFEARKLDEESIKGLLERVDVLPTEMVLVQAANESGWGSSRFAVEGNNYFGQWCFSKGCGLVPNARSSGLNHEVARFKDVDASVASYLNNVNTNPAYQELRKVRSWLRAAEQPVEAKDLIPSLTAYSERKQDYVDELLDMLVHNRRLL